One window from the genome of Pelodictyon luteolum DSM 273 encodes:
- a CDS encoding L-threonylcarbamoyladenylate synthase: protein MQTCITDSAEEAARILNAGKIVAFPTETVYGLGAGIDFPEAVEGLFRAKGRPSDNPLIVHVSSVEQVEMAAARVTTDARRLMERFFPGPLTIVFPKSPRVPHSVTAGLETVGIRCPRHPVAREFLSRCCCPVAAPSANRSGRPSATTWQAVQEDLDGRIDAILKGEASRIGLESTIVDCTGPHPVMLRAGAVSLEELQSIVPSTTAARPLREGETPKSPGLKYPHYAPEATIIPIEKEETPSPEGRAAYIGTAPAPKGMAFVEQCPDLEAYARSLFHFFRECDRRAISTIYCELPPTAGIGRALLDRINRAAGRP from the coding sequence ATGCAGACCTGCATCACCGATTCAGCCGAGGAAGCAGCCAGAATCCTCAACGCCGGAAAGATCGTCGCGTTCCCCACTGAAACCGTTTACGGGCTCGGAGCCGGCATCGATTTTCCCGAAGCGGTTGAAGGGTTGTTCCGGGCCAAAGGCCGCCCCTCCGACAACCCGCTCATCGTCCACGTCAGCAGTGTCGAACAGGTGGAGATGGCAGCAGCAAGGGTCACAACGGACGCACGGCGCCTGATGGAGCGCTTCTTCCCCGGCCCGCTCACCATCGTCTTCCCTAAAAGCCCGAGGGTGCCGCATTCGGTCACGGCAGGGCTCGAGACCGTCGGAATCCGCTGCCCCCGGCACCCCGTAGCCCGAGAGTTCCTCTCCCGCTGCTGCTGCCCTGTCGCAGCGCCTTCAGCAAACCGCTCGGGCCGCCCCAGCGCAACCACATGGCAGGCCGTCCAGGAAGATCTCGACGGCCGCATCGACGCCATCCTCAAGGGGGAAGCGAGCAGGATCGGCCTTGAATCGACAATCGTAGACTGCACCGGCCCGCACCCCGTCATGCTGAGAGCCGGAGCCGTCAGTCTGGAAGAACTGCAGAGCATTGTGCCCTCAACCACCGCCGCCCGCCCCTTAAGGGAGGGGGAAACCCCGAAAAGCCCTGGACTGAAATACCCCCACTACGCGCCGGAAGCCACAATCATCCCGATCGAAAAGGAGGAAACGCCCTCTCCAGAAGGACGCGCTGCTTACATCGGTACCGCGCCCGCGCCCAAAGGCATGGCATTCGTCGAGCAGTGCCCTGACCTTGAAGCATACGCCCGGAGCCTCTTCCACTTCTTCAGGGAGTGCGACCGCCGGGCAATCAGCACCATCTACTGCGAACTCCCCCCGACGGCCGGCATCGGCCGCGCCCTTCTTGACCGCATAAACCGTGCCGCCGGCCGCCCGTGA